A genomic segment from Perca flavescens isolate YP-PL-M2 chromosome 13, PFLA_1.0, whole genome shotgun sequence encodes:
- the LOC114566284 gene encoding cell wall protein RTB1-like: MLPITEPPVTLLVSGAPETDPKNAPVTLLVSGAPETDPKNAPVTLLVSGAPETDPKNSPVTFPVSGAPETDPKNAPVTLPVSGAPETDPKNAPVTLPVSGAPETDPKNAQVTLPVSGIPETAPVAMPWMETSPISGAPETLPSSCPPETLPSSCSPVTLPSSCLQPS; encoded by the exons ATGCTTCCCATAACAG agcCCCCAGTGACTTTGCTGGTCTCTGGTGCCCCTGAGACTGACCCTAAGAATGCCCCAGTGACTTTGCTGGTCTCTGGTGCCCCTGAGACTGACCCTAAGAATGCCCCAGTGACTTTGCTGGTCTCTGGTGCCCCTGAGACTGACCCTAAGAATTCCCCAGTGACTTTTCCAGTCTCTGGTGCCCCTGAGACTGACCCTAAGAATGCCCCAGTGACTTTGCCAGTCTCTGGTGCCCCTGAGACTGACCCTAAGAATGCCCCAGTGACTTTGCCAGTCTCTGGTGCCCCTGAGACTGACCCTAAGAATGCCCAAGTGACTTTGCCGGTCTCTGGCATTCCTGAGACCGCCCCAGTGGCTATGCCCTGGATGGAGACTTCGCCCATCTCTGGCGCCCCAGAGACTTTACCCTCGTCCTGCCCCCCAGAGACTTTACCCTCGTCCTGCTCCCCAGTAACTTTACCCTCGTCCTGTCTTCAGCCCAGCTGA